CCCCCGGACAGCTCCGCCGGGCGCTTCGCGGCGTGGGCCGCGAGGTGAAACCGCTCCAGCGGCCCTGCCACCCTCCGCCGCGCCTCGCTTTCGGTCAAACCGTGGACATGCACCAGCGGTAACAGCAAGTTGTCGAGCGCCGACAGGTGGGGAAAGAGGTTGTAGGCCTGAAACACCGTCCCGACCGTCTTGCGGTAAGCGCGGAGCCCGGCTTCGTCCCCCGGAAGCGCCACGCCGTCGAACGCCACGGTCCCGGCCACCGGGCGGTCGAGGCCGGCGAGGATCCGCAGGAGCGTCGTCTTGCCGCCACCGGAGGGACCGATGAGGACGAGCGACGCGACGTCGCCGGTCTGGAGGTCGAGCCGGTCGAGGACCGGCGGTCCGCCGAAGTGCTGCACGAGGCC
Above is a genomic segment from Planctomycetota bacterium containing:
- a CDS encoding amino acid ABC transporter ATP-binding protein, translated to MRVSVSGLVQHFGGPPVLDRLDLQTGDVASLVLIGPSGGGKTTLLRILAGLDRPVAGTVAFDGVALPGDEAGLRAYRKTVGTVFQAYNLFPHLSALDNLLLPLVHVHGLTESEARRRVAGPLERFHLAAHAAKRPAELSGGQKQRIAILRALVVEPRRIFLDEPTSALDPEMRGEVLEMIGELKAAGTELVLVTHEMAFARRVADEFAFVAEGRVLAHGPADGLFTRYDVPRVREFLSRVLV